One region of Primulina tabacum isolate GXHZ01 chromosome 17, ASM2559414v2, whole genome shotgun sequence genomic DNA includes:
- the LOC142531045 gene encoding E3 ubiquitin-protein ligase SIRP1-like, with amino-acid sequence MDEGEDSRYWCHMCSQVVNPVREIETVKCPFCQSGFVEEMASATAPGNDSPPDFGLGGSDPDGALSLWAPILLGMMGNPRRPRSRRLEFEDNDDLDGYENRHRRNNREMELDQLESVIRRRRRNSATILHLLQGVRAGMISDSRNFEIDPQNRDMDHDQDGERVVLINPFNQTIVFRGSFDPNNDSQNHATIGSLGDYFVGPGLDLLLQHLADNNPNRYGTPPARKEAVEALVAVKNDEIIQCSVCLEDCEIGADVKEMPCRHRFHKGCILPWLELHSSCPICRYQLPCDEPKIESDMSRNNSYDSNESSNNDNQRDGVGGDDRNDNWRRFSLPLPWPFNSLFSSSSTSQSAGGNSSFTSSLSSSAPTPQSSSPRTGIDSRE; translated from the coding sequence atGGACGAAGGGGAGGATTCAAGATATTGGTGTCATATGTGTTCACAGGTGGTGAATCCGGTTAGGGAGATTGAGACGGTAAAATGTCCATTTTGTCAAAGTGGCTTTGTTGAAGAAATGGCATCTGCCACTGCTCCAGGAAATGATAGCCCTCCTGATTTTGGACTTGGAGGGTCAGATCCTGATGGTGCCCTCTCCCTTTGGGCCCCAATCTTGCTTGGTATGATGGGTAATCCTCGTCGTCCTCGATCAAGGCGATTGGAATTTGAGGACAATGATGATCTTGATGGCTATGAAAATCGTCACCGACGTAACAATAGGGAGATGGAACTTGATCAGCTGGAGTCCGTGATACGGAGGAGGAGGAGAAACTCAGCTACGATTCTCCATCTTCTCCAGGGAGTACGAGCAGGAATGATATCTGATTCCAGGAACTTCGAAATTGATCCACAGAATAGAGATATGGATCATGATCAGGATGGAGAGCGTGTGGTCTTGATCAACCCCTTCAATCAAACTATCGTTTTCCGTGGTTCATTTGACCCTAATAATGATTCTCAGAACCATGCAACGATTGGCTCTTTGGGCGATTATTTTGTTGGTCCTGGTTTAGACTTACTACTGCAGCATTTGGCAGATAATAATCCGAACAGGTATGGAACACCACCAGCTCGAAAAGAGGCCGTGGAAGCATTGGTCGCTGTTAAAAATGATGAGATAAtccagtgttctgtctgtttgGAGGATTGTGAAATTGGGGCTGACGTGAAGGAGATGCCGTGTAGGCATAGGTTCCACAAAGGGTGCATCTTACCATGGCTCGAGCTGCATAGCTCGTGTCCCATCTGCAGGTATCAATTACCTTGTGATGAGCCCAAGATTGAATCAGACATGTCGAGAAACAATAGTTATGACAGCAATGAATCCAGTAACAACGATAATCAACGTGATGGGGTTGGTGGGGATGACAGAAACGATAATTGGAGACGATTTTCGTTACCCCTTCCATGGCCATTCAACAGTCTATTCTCATCATCTAGTACTTCTCAATCTGCTGGTGGAAATTCGTCATTTACATCATCTCTGTCTTCTAGTGCACCCACACCCCAAAGTAGTTCCCCCCGGACGGGAATTGATTCGCGTGAGTAA